The Vicinamibacterales bacterium genome includes the window CGCGCGCCGTGCGCGCGCCGCGGCAGGATCGCGCCGAGCCGGACGATCAGCCATCCGGCAAGCGTGCCGATCGCCAGCAGCATCAGGAACAGCCGATCGGGATGCGCGTACCACGGGTGATACACCTCGCGTGCGTAGCGCAGCGCCCAGACGGAGCCGACCATCGCGGCGGCGACGAACGCGACGCCGAACAGCGCCCAGACCGCCTCGAAGATCCAGCGTCCAAGGCCGACGAGACGAACGCTGGCGCCGAGCACCCTGAACCACGCCAGCAGGCCGCAGATCAGCGACGCGACCGCGATGAACCACGCGGCCATCGGTCCCCACGACAGCGCGGCGGTGCGGCCGACGTCGAAGTACGTCGCCTCGCCGCCGGTGCGGGTGCGCAGGTCGAGACCGTCCATCGCGATGACGGTCTGCACGACGTTCTCCCCCGTCGTCCGCAGCGCCTCGTCGGTCAGCCGGTCCGCCGTGTCGCGCGCGGTGTGGTACGCGTAGCTGTCGCCAACCGCGGCGAAGTTCAAACCGGGGACGTCGTGACGCTTCAGAATGGAGAAGTCGGTGTCGTTCGGCAGGCGCCGATAGATCTCGATCGCGAACGATCCGCCGCGCGGGTGCGGCGCCGATCGCGCCCATGGCCTGACCACCCAGGGATTGGCCGGGCCGGTCTCGAACAGCAGCGCCGTTCCGGCCGATCCCGTCGCCTCGACGTTCACGTACGCGTTCAGCCGGTCCATCACGTCGCGGTCGGTGACGAGGCCCGCCGCTCCCATCAGGCCCGACTCCTCGCCGTCGGTGACGAGCACGAACAGCGTATGGCGGCGATCGGCGCGCGCCCCCAGCACGCGCGCCGCTTCCAGCGATACCGCGACGCCGAGGCCGTCGTCGGCTCCGCCGGGCGCTTCCGGTGCGGAGTCGTAATGGGAGAGCAGCCCGATTGCGTTGCGATCAGGTCCGGCCTTGACGGCGATGATGTTCGCGACCCTCGCCGTGTAGCCCACCTCCGGCCGCCGCGCGTCGACGTCCTGCACCCGCACGTCGTAGCCGAACAGCCGCAGCTGGTCGACGACGTACTGCCGCGCGCGGGCATTCGCCGGCGTGCCGATCGGACGGCTGCCGATCGTGTCCGCCAGCATCCGCACGTGCGCGCGGGCGTTCTCGAGAGAAAAGATGGGTGACGGGCGAGAGCAGGCGGAGAGGGCGAGAAGGAAAGGGAGGGCGAGGGCGAGCCGCAGCCGCATCAGGGCATTCTATCGGGTGATCGGGCGATCGGGCGATCGGGCGATCACCCGATCACCCGATCACCCGATCACCCGATCACCCGATCCTTACCTGATTCTCGCGTCGCCCGAGAAGGTCTTGAACCGGTAGTCGTTGCCGCCGCCGCTGCCGATCGTTCCGGACACGCGGTTCCGGCGGGACGACCGGGTGGCGATGTCGACGTCGCTGCGGAGCGAGCCGCTGAAGCTGTCGAAGTCGACGCGGCCGCCCGCGCCCTGTGCGAGCGTCAGCTCGATGTCCCCGCTGAACGTTTCCGCCTCGATCGATCCGGTCGCGCCGGTCACCTCGATGTCGCCGGAGAACGTGTGGAGCTTCTGCCGGCCGGTGACACCCGAGACTCTGATATCGCTGGAGAACACGTCGACGTCGAGCGTCACGTCTTCAGGCACCTGGATGTCGAGCTGGGTCTCGACGACGTCACTGCGATCGCGCCCTCGATCGTCGCGATCTCTCCAGGCCTCGGACTTGCGGTTCGCCTCGATGGTCACGCCGCTGCCCGTCTCTCTCACCTCGAGCTTGATGTTCTCGAGGCGCTCGCGGGGCGCGCGGCGAATCGCCTGGATCGCGATGTCGCCGCGGCGCGACGCGGTGATCGTCACGGTGCCGGAAAAGTTCCTGATCCTGAGCTCGCCGCCGGCGCGAATGGACGCGGTGCGATCCACGCGCTCGGTCTCCTGCTGGGCCAGCGCGGGGCCGGCCACGGCCAGCAGTCCGGCCAGCGCACATGTCGAAATCTGGGGCATTTTCATCGCGAAATCTCCTCGCCGTTCGCTTAGACGGGGCGGTTCCGCGAAACGTTCGTAGCCTCCCGGGGTTCAGGAGATCATATTTTCAGCCGGCCGGTGTAGATCGCCATGCCGGCGACCGCGTCCACGCCGACGCTCTCGAGCCAGTCCACGTCGTCCTCGGTGGTGACCCCGCCCGCGGCGGTGACGGCCCGGGAGGTGGCGTCGCGGACCGCGAGCACCGCCTTGCGATCGAGCCCCTGCATCAGTCCCTCGACGTCGACGTTCGTGAACAGGAACTCGGCGAAGTACGGTTCGAGCCGGCGCACCGCCTCCACCGGCGTGATCGACAGGCGCGTGCGCCACCCGTCGATGGCGACGCAGCCCCCCCTCGCGTCCACGGCGGCGATGAGGCGGTCGGGCGTGAGTCGAGCGGCCAGCGTCTCTGCAAACGGGACATCGATCGCGCCGTCCCGGAACAGCGACGAGCCGATGATGACCTTGCGCGCGCCGGCATCCAGCACCGAGCGCGCCCGCGCGATCGTTCGAATGCCGCCGCCGACGCGGCACGGCAGCCGGCCGCAGATCGACGTGACGATGGCGCTGTTGTCGCCGGCGTTCTTGGCGGCGTCGAGATCGATCAGCTGCACTTTCGGGAAGCGCTGGAAGCGTGCGATCCAGCCGTCGAAGTCGTCGGTCTCCACAGCCAGCTTCTCACCCTGGACGAGCTGGACGATGCGTCCGCCCTGGAGATCGATCGAAGGAATCAGCATCAGAGTCGTACCGGAATGCCGCGGCCGCGCAGGTACGCCTTCAGCTCCGCGACGGCGTGCTCGGAGAAGTGAAACACCGAGGCGGCGAGCGCCGCGTCGGCGCGGCCGGCGGTGAACACCTCATGGAAGTGCTCGAACGTGCCAGCGCCGCCGGAGGCAATCACCGGGATCGGCACCGCGCCGGCCACTGCCGCGGTCAGCGCGCAGTCGAATCCCTGGCGCGTGCCGTCGCGATCGATCGAGGTCAGGAGGATCTCGCCGGCGCCGCGATCCGCGGCTTCGCGCGCCCACTCCACCGCCTCACGCCCGGTGGCGGCGCGGCCGCTGCGGGCGAAGACGTCGAAGCGATCGCCGCTGCGCTTGGCGTCGATGGCGGTCACGATCGCCTGCGATCCGTAGCGCGACGCGAGGCGCGTGAGCAGCGACGGCTCCGCCAGCGCCGCGCTGTTGAGCGCGACCTTGTCGGCGCCGGCATCGAGCGCGGCGGCGGCGTCCGCCTCGGATCGAATGCCGCCCCCCACCGCCAGCGGGATGAAGAGCTCCGCGGAGACCTTGCGCAGCGTGTCTTCCAGCGCGCGCCGGTTCTCGATCGTGGCGGTGACGTCGAGGATCACCAGCTCGTCGATCCCTTCGCGGTTGTAGCGGCGGGCGAGCGCGGCCGGATCGCCGGCATCCGCGAGGTCCTCGAACTGCACCCCTTTCACGACGCAGCCGTTGCGGACGTCGAGGCAGGCGATGAGCCGGCGGCTCAGCATGACGACACGAAGGCGCGAAGGATGCGAAGTCCGGCATCGCCTGACTT containing:
- a CDS encoding M28 family peptidase — encoded protein: MRLRLALALPFLLALSACSRPSPIFSLENARAHVRMLADTIGSRPIGTPANARARQYVVDQLRLFGYDVRVQDVDARRPEVGYTARVANIIAVKAGPDRNAIGLLSHYDSAPEAPGGADDGLGVAVSLEAARVLGARADRRHTLFVLVTDGEESGLMGAAGLVTDRDVMDRLNAYVNVEATGSAGTALLFETGPANPWVVRPWARSAPHPRGGSFAIEIYRRLPNDTDFSILKRHDVPGLNFAAVGDSYAYHTARDTADRLTDEALRTTGENVVQTVIAMDGLDLRTRTGGEATYFDVGRTAALSWGPMAAWFIAVASLICGLLAWFRVLGASVRLVGLGRWIFEAVWALFGVAFVAAAMVGSVWALRYAREVYHPWYAHPDRLFLMLLAIGTLAGWLIVRLGAILPRRAHGAR
- a CDS encoding DUF4097 family beta strand repeat-containing protein; translated protein: MKMPQISTCALAGLLAVAGPALAQQETERVDRTASIRAGGELRIRNFSGTVTITASRRGDIAIQAIRRAPRERLENIKLEVRETGSGVTIEANRKSEAWRDRDDRGRDRSDVVETQLDIQVPEDVTLDVDVFSSDIRVSGVTGRQKLHTFSGDIEVTGATGSIEAETFSGDIELTLAQGAGGRVDFDSFSGSLRSDVDIATRSSRRNRVSGTIGSGGGNDYRFKTFSGDARIR
- the hisF gene encoding imidazole glycerol phosphate synthase subunit HisF; translation: MLSRRLIACLDVRNGCVVKGVQFEDLADAGDPAALARRYNREGIDELVILDVTATIENRRALEDTLRKVSAELFIPLAVGGGIRSEADAAAALDAGADKVALNSAALAEPSLLTRLASRYGSQAIVTAIDAKRSGDRFDVFARSGRAATGREAVEWAREAADRGAGEILLTSIDRDGTRQGFDCALTAAVAGAVPIPVIASGGAGTFEHFHEVFTAGRADAALAASVFHFSEHAVAELKAYLRGRGIPVRL
- a CDS encoding HisA/HisF-related TIM barrel protein, whose amino-acid sequence is MLIPSIDLQGGRIVQLVQGEKLAVETDDFDGWIARFQRFPKVQLIDLDAAKNAGDNSAIVTSICGRLPCRVGGGIRTIARARSVLDAGARKVIIGSSLFRDGAIDVPFAETLAARLTPDRLIAAVDARGGCVAIDGWRTRLSITPVEAVRRLEPYFAEFLFTNVDVEGLMQGLDRKAVLAVRDATSRAVTAAGGVTTEDDVDWLESVGVDAVAGMAIYTGRLKI